One Solanum lycopersicum chromosome 4, SLM_r2.1 DNA window includes the following coding sequences:
- the LOC138347968 gene encoding uncharacterized protein: MIIIGDSDLLIHQVRGDWATKNRKLLPYLECVHKLCKRFVKTEFRHVPRVKNEFADALATLSSMIRHPDHNYIDPIHIHIHEQPAYCFHVEEEPDGKPWYDDIRRYLKSGEYTEDATSVQKRTIRRLATQFFLSGEILYKRTPDLGLLRCVKAREARRLVEEIHAGTCGPHMNGFTLAKKILRSGYYWITMETDCIRYVQKCH, encoded by the coding sequence atgataataataggGGATTCAGACCTATTGATCCATCAGGTTCGAGGTGATTGGGCAACAAAAAATCGAAAGTTGTTACCATATTTGGAGTGCGTGCACAAGCTATGTAAAAGGTTTGTCAAAACAGAATTTAGACATGTACCAAGGGTCAAAAATGAATTTGCAGACGCCTTAGCCACTCTGTCTTCTATGATTCGACACCCTGATCACAATTACATCGATcctattcacattcatatacatGAACAACCAGCTTATTGtttccatgttgaggaagagcCTGATGGAAAGCCCTGGTATGATGACATTAGAAGATATTTGAAGAGTGGTGAATACACAGAAGATGCAACAAGTGTACAAAAGCGTACAATTCGAAGATTAGCAACCCAATTCTTCTTAAGTGGGGAAATACTCTATAAGAGAACTCCCGATTTGGGACTGCTAAGATGCGTCAAAGCAAGAGAGGCTCGCAGGCTGGTCGAAGAGATACATGCAGGCACCTGTGGCCCTCACATGAACGGTTTTACATTAGCAAAGAAGATTCTGAGATCAGGATATTATTGGATAACTATGGAGACAGACTGCATTCGCTACGTCCAGAAATGCCATTAA